One window of the Corticium candelabrum chromosome 7, ooCorCand1.1, whole genome shotgun sequence genome contains the following:
- the LOC134182194 gene encoding GRB10-interacting GYF protein 2-like isoform X3, which translates to MSDMTFGPQWLRDLSAGGGQGIHGSTPPPPSIVSPQIPYQFKLADHRYGREEMLALYIPDPPVPQSLKCDAPIVKEKALQPMSFLPFSEEEQRSQVQGVNSKLVSRGPARGVRPGNSIGSPVHKLGRPGRPREGSYQRGTPVDDNEDAVGGSNDVFERKAYEIERPGNYRMKGDVSRSGRSSNWRSGTLEDGGGDLWKTLPMSPGPKSPDKWHVVGPRHGWKDHIEPRDRFIQQPPRRLSDKDRPNDTHDSAASHHRIGGRWDKLHEGEERTHETTSEESEEMNREGSKGEIREERTSKGRVNRDEFLEDKATSNRKREISPPKKEASEDRAAGLESAAAVEMPNRPHGSVSNGAIHPQHATHADDQLNTIELYAGNKQEKTAFAADSVTTLPPTSPRSEQTMKLYAAGRGRGRGSAIGRPRLPKLDSSSSVPDGSQPDVSRTNRHTSPVSVRPGRMSREEEEEIIEGLEQSARSLVADVVEDDDRESASVQQQLFANTKIIKQHHQLAKKLDIRMPFQPAPSVQQPSVQRAFTQPTSSGSLNSVPASQPLQPSHPLELMSQWYYTDPQGDVQGPFKSDEMLDWMRNGYFRMDLLIRRACDKEFKTLGEMIKLCGRVPFTQGEAPTSKPGLSQWQSMNLAQQQMLAHLQQQQSILQQQQKQPQQLMKDTVTTIEPPLIPSVENGASVASSIWSGAPGGDIWSMPVHLGGTSQLVWDSNMKKSDVRPRDSSHQNSLTQDDKVITAESNRIKEELNREQQQWEMEERQRQLREEEQRVRREEEKKRLQEEQIRKREEEKQKQEENQRLEEEQRRQEEEQRRRREEEQRRRREEEQRRRREEEQERQEKERKHQETERLKKEKAEELKQLQEEARRQQQLALQKQQLAARQKQEVAARQKQEAAAVTTFHQQQMQQNEMLIRLQQQQADVQRKQMQQTSRVSGWKPVQSSVSLVEIQQQEAERERQRQQQKPQQQQQQQQQQQHFQPQSAGWSAKVQGSAAPSLAQIQQEQIGQDQTRLAQQLPQQISTMNQGWSKAPVAAPTVWNQPVSSSTMSVGRGNAVIVPSHAPSSSKSFWDDLPSVESPVAASVGKKGRGSGVINPQQNVAPAPGDRKVEAREEDLVRRHFQSKVEISEDFWEWCQEKLTPFKNVVHAHTLVEFLQVLDSVSEVSEYVEAYLGNSVAAQEFARGFIERHTKKVKKATAADVIKGQKSTVPPTDSYAAFPSLGDSGPSVKLPVGGNPQVIQQEQVSKPDATGPKGRRKKKRMQKVPAANFLSYSVNASERPNKGEVKSAFDAQ; encoded by the exons ATGTCTGATATGACTTTTGGTCCACAATG GTTACGTGATCTCTCTGCTGGTGGTGGTCAGGGTATACATGGCTCCACACCTCCCCCACCtagcatcgtatctccacagATACCGTATCAGTTCAAGTTGGCTGATCATCGGTATGGTCGTGAAGAGATGCTAGCTCTTTACATACCTGATCCCCCAGTTCCGCAGTCACTCAAGTGTGATGCACCCATTGTGAAGGAGAAAGCATTACAACCGATGTCTTTCCTTCCTTTCTCCGAGGAAGAACAG AGAAGTCAAGTGCAAGGAGTCAACAGCAAGCTGGTCAGTCGAGGGCCTGCTAGAGGAGTACGACCAGGAAATTCTATCGGCTCTCCTGTTCACAAACTGGGAAGACCAG GTCGACCTCGGGAAGGCAGTTATCAGAGAGGGACGCCAGTCGATGACAATGAAGATGCAGTCGGTGGCTCAAATGACGTATTTGAACGAAAGGCCTACGAAATTGAAAG GCCCGGGAACTATCGTATGAAAGGCGACGTGAGTCGCTCAGGTAGGTCATCGAACTGGCGATCGGGCACTTTGGAAGATGGTGGCGGTGACTTGTGGAAGACTTTGCCGATGAGTCCGGGACCGAAGTCTCCTGACAAGTGGCACGTTGTAG GTCCTCGTCATGGCTGGAAAGATCACATTGAGCCTCGAGATCGATTCATACAACAACCACCTCGGCGTCTctcagacaaagacagaccgAATGACACACACGATTCGGCAGCATCTCATCACCGAATCGGTGGTCGTTGGGATAAACTGCATGAAGGTGAGGAACGAACACATGAAACAACGTCAGAGGAAAGTGAGGAGATGAACAGAGAAGGAAGCAAAGGAGAGATAAGAGAAGAGAGAACCAGTAAGGGTAGAGTGAATAGAGACGAGTTTCTTGAAGACAAAGCGACATCAAACAGAAAGCGAGAAATATCACCTCCAAAGAAGGAGGCATCTGAAGACAGAGCAGCAGGTTTGGAATCTGCGGCTGCTGTAGAGATGCCAAATAGACCACATGGTAGTGTCTCTAATGGTGCGATCCATCCACAACATGCGACTCACGCAGACGACCAACTGAATACAATTGAACTTTACGCTGGaaataaacaagaaaagacTGCCTTCGCTGCAGATTCTGTGACTACTTTGCCACCCACCTCGCCTCGGTCTGAACAGACTATGAAACTGTATGCGGCCGGACGTGGGCGGGGCAGAGGCAGTGCCATCGGACGGCCACGTTTACCTAAACTCGATTCATCGTCTTCTGTTCCTGATGGTTCACAACCAGACGTGAGTAGAACGAATAGACATACGAGTCCAGTGAGTGTGAGACCGGGTAGGATGAGtcgagaagaagaagaagaaatcaTCGAAGGATTAGAGCAG tcGGCACGAAGCTTAGTAGCAGATGTCGTTGAG GATGACGACAGAGAGTCGGCTTCTGTGCAGCAACAACTGTTTGCTAACACTAAAATTATCAAGCAGCATCATCAGTTGGCAAAGAAGTTAGACATAAGGATGCCTTTTCAGCCTGCTCCGTCGGTCCAGCAGCCGTCCGTACAGCGGGCGTTCACTCAACCGACGTCGTCCGGGTCTCTCAACTCTGTGCCTGCTAGTCAACCTCTTCAGCCATCTCACCCTCTTGAGCTCATGAGTCAATGGTATTACACTGATCCACAAGGAGACGTGCAGG GACCGTTTAAGAGCGATGAGATGTTGGATTGGATGCGTAACGGCTACTTCAGAATGGATTTGCTTATCAGACGAGCATGTGACAAAGAGTTCAAGACGCTGG GTGAAATGATCAAGCTTTGTGGTCGAGTTCCATTCACACAAGGAGAAGCACCCACTTCT AAGCCGGGCTTATCACAGTGGCAATCCATGAATCTTGCACAGCAACAGATGCTGGCTCActtgcagcaacagcaatcgattcttcagcagcagcagaagcaacCACAGCAGTTGATGAAGGACACTGTTACTACCATCGAGCCGCCTCTAATTCCTAGTGTTGAAAATGGTGCTTCTGTGGCTTCATCGATTTGGAGTGGAGCTCCAGGTG GAGACATATGGAGTATGCCGGTGCATTTGGGTGGAACAAGCCAATTGGTGTGGGACTCAAATATGAA AAAGTCAGATGTGCGCCCAAGAGACAGCAGTCATCAGAATTCTTTGACACAAGATGACAAAGTAATTACTGCAGAAAGTAATCGAATAAAAGAGGAATTAAATAGAGAGCAACAGCAGTGGGAGATGGAAGAACGACAGAGACAGTTAAGAGAGGAAGAACAACGAGTTAGAAGggaagaagaaaagaaacgTTTACAGGAAGAACAGATTCGTAAACGGGAAGAGGAAAAACAAAAGCAAGAAGAAAACCAGAGACTCGAAGAGGAACAACGACGacaagaagaagagcaacGAAGGCGACGTGAAGAAGAGCAAAGAAGGCGACGTGAAGAAGAGCAAAGAAGGCGACGTGAAGAAGAGCAAGAGCGGCAGGAGAAGGAGCGTAAGCATCAAGAAACTGAGAGACTGAAGAAAGAGAAGGCAGAAGAGCTTAAACAACTCCAAGAAGAGGCTCGGCGGCAGCAGCAATTGGCATTACAAAA ACAGCAACTGGCGGCTCGACAGAAGCAAGAGGTAGCTGCTCGACAGAAGCAAGAAGCAGCAGCTGTGACCACATTTCACCAGCAGCAAATGCAACAGAATGAAATGCTCATTCGTCTCCAACAGCAACAAGCCGATGTTCAGAGAAAGCAAATGCAACAGACATCTCGTGTGTCAGGCTGGAAACCAGTGCAGTCGTCAGTATCACTGGTtgaaatacaacaacaagaagCTGAACGAGAG AGACAAAGGCAGCAGCAAAagccacaacagcagcagcagcaacagcagcagcagcagcacttTCAACCACAATCGGCTGGATGGAG TGCTAAAGTCCAGGGATCTGCAGCTCCATCTCTTGCTCAGATCCAGCAAGAACAAATCGGTCAGGATCAAACACGACTCGCACAACAACTACCACAGCAAATCTCT ACAATGAATCAAGGATGGAGTAAAGCTCCAGTTGCTGCCCCAACCGTCTGGAATCAACCAGTTTCCTCTTCTACGATGTCTGTAGGCAGAGGGAATGCGGTTATCGTCCCTTCTCATGCACCAAGCAGTTCAAAGTCATTCTGGGACGATCTCCCATCGGTTGAATCACCCGTTGCTGCTTCAGTAGGAAAGAAAGGACGAGGCTCTGGTGTCATAAATCCTCAACAAAA TGTTGCTCCAGCACCCGGAGACAGGAAGGTGGAGGCAAGAGAAGAG GATTTGGTTCGACGCCATTTTCAGTCGAAGGTGGAGATCAGTGAGGACTTTTGGGAGTGGTGTCAAGAAAAACTCACACCGTTTAAGAATGTTGTTCACG CTCACACACTCGTCGAGTTCCTTCAAGTTCTTGACTCTGTCTCTGAg GTGAGTGAATATGTGGAAGCATACTTGGGCAATtcagttgctgctcaagaGTTTGCAAGAGGCTTCATTGAACGTCACACCAAGAAAGTGAAGAAGGCAACAGCTGCTGATGTGATCAAAGGACAAAAATCAACTGTACCGCCCACCGATTCCTATGCAGCATTTCCTTCTCTCGGTGATTCTGGCCCAAGTGTTAAGCTGCCTGTCGGAGGCAACCCTCAAGTGATCCAACAAGAACAAGTCTCTAAACCAGATGCCACGGGACCTAAAGgtagaagaaagaagaaacgaATGCAGAAAGTTCCGGCAGCAAACTTCCTGTCGTACAGTGTGAATGCTAGCGAACGGCCCAACAAAGGAGAAGTCAAGAGTGCCTTTGATGCACAGTAA